From a single Granulicella aggregans genomic region:
- a CDS encoding efflux RND transporter periplasmic adaptor subunit, with translation MPVSLVETGSFVADELSQVAPAQAGRVIKTPVSVGAYVKTGDVICELDHRDAALKVAQSKAQLDQAMAAVRQAQSRIGLEKGNFDPMVVPEVSAARANYESSEAQARLATADANRYANLVATGDVSQSIYEKQRTQAETAVAQAKASKQQYEAAINTARQSYQAVGSSQASLEAMRAELGQAEKALEDTTIRAPFDGYVSARPVSVGEYVATSSSVATVVRIGTLKLQLQTPEKSAAGLKVGMPVTARVAAYGGRDFQGVTSAINPVVSSDSRAFVVEARFNNSENTLRPGMFASARVLLPGTELAVFVPKSAIVRDRTTDSNQVFIVEGGKARLRVVTLGDTDKDQIRVISGVTDREMVALNHQNDLYDGAPVNPQPVK, from the coding sequence GTGCCGGTGTCCCTTGTGGAGACGGGCAGCTTCGTCGCGGATGAGTTATCGCAGGTCGCTCCGGCCCAGGCGGGACGCGTGATCAAGACGCCCGTTTCCGTCGGAGCTTACGTGAAGACCGGAGACGTAATCTGCGAGCTGGACCATCGGGATGCCGCGCTGAAGGTGGCTCAGAGTAAGGCACAGCTTGACCAGGCGATGGCTGCCGTCCGTCAGGCGCAGTCGCGAATCGGTCTGGAAAAAGGCAACTTCGACCCGATGGTCGTGCCTGAAGTATCGGCGGCGCGGGCGAACTATGAGTCGTCTGAGGCGCAGGCGAGATTGGCCACTGCCGATGCCAATCGGTATGCGAACCTCGTGGCCACAGGCGATGTCTCGCAGAGTATCTACGAGAAGCAACGCACCCAGGCGGAGACGGCCGTAGCCCAGGCCAAGGCCTCGAAGCAACAGTACGAAGCGGCAATCAACACCGCGAGGCAGAGCTACCAGGCTGTGGGTTCTTCGCAGGCCTCACTCGAAGCGATGCGGGCCGAGCTGGGACAGGCCGAGAAGGCGCTTGAAGACACGACGATTCGCGCTCCCTTCGATGGCTACGTGAGTGCGCGGCCGGTCTCCGTCGGCGAGTACGTGGCGACCTCAAGCTCAGTCGCCACGGTGGTACGAATCGGCACGCTCAAGCTGCAACTTCAGACGCCGGAGAAGAGCGCTGCCGGGCTGAAGGTGGGCATGCCTGTCACGGCAAGGGTCGCCGCCTACGGAGGGAGAGACTTCCAGGGCGTCACCTCCGCGATCAACCCGGTGGTCAGTTCAGACTCGCGCGCGTTCGTCGTCGAGGCTCGGTTCAACAACTCTGAGAACACGCTGCGGCCGGGAATGTTCGCAAGCGCGCGGGTGCTTCTGCCTGGCACGGAGCTCGCCGTCTTTGTTCCCAAGTCCGCGATCGTCCGCGACCGGACGACCGACTCCAACCAGGTCTTTATCGTCGAGGGCGGCAAGGCGCGCCTGCGAGTCGTCACCCTTGGAGACACCGACAAAGACCAGATTCGAGTGATCTCTGGAGTTACGGATCGAGAGATGGTGGCGCTCAACCACCAGAACGATCTCTACGACGGCGCGCCTGTAAACCCGCAGCCCGTTAAGTAA
- a CDS encoding efflux RND transporter permease subunit, translated as MHGLASLCVRRPVFATMLILSLVVVGAFSYFTLGVDLLPKVDVPTVAVTVSDPGASPEEIETEISKKIEDAVNTISGIDELRSNSSEGQAQVIIQFDLDKNGDVAAEEVQNKINLIKNDLPANAKAPVVQKFDPDAAPVIQIAVSAPRALRDLTLIADKLIRQKLENSRGVGQVQLVGGARREIHVNVDPERLRAYGLTITDVVNAVRQQNLELPGGSLNEGTREFTIRTMGRITSPEQFNDIAIATRQGYVVKVSDIGSAEDSYVEPRTSGRLDGTPAVTLVVSKQSGANSVEVADEVKERLAEISATLPKDVKTQIVQDQSVFIIAAIDAIKHHLIEGSFLACAIIFLFLANWRTTLIAAIAIPTSIISTFALMKALGFTLNQITMLALTLMVGIVIDDAIIVLENIYRFIEEKGMSPVQAAIEGTREIGLAVMATTLSLLAVFLPVGFMGGIVGRFMSSFGFTAAFAIAVSLLVSFTLTPMLCSRFLKPPAQGDTESHGSKESKFFQYISSRHLRLLTWSMAHRRIVLAICGCTILSMVPLFMLVGKDFTPADDQSQFNINLRTPEGTSLASTTQEAEAIAQQIRNFHEVKTTLMTAGGGTDGAVNSAQIFVKLVDVNERHTTQTDIMQKARALLANYPNLHSSVELIATVSNGGTNAQVQYYIQGPDLDKLTQYSDELLKRMKTIPGVTDSDSSLRGGKPEIRLDIDRARAADLGVSVNNIEEALNTLVAGQTVSTFNAGDDQYDVRVRAGEQFRSRVEELNKITVPSSRQLGPIGLDEVVSSHPSLSPSAVNRIARQRQATLSCNILPGYSQSAIIASLQKAAAEMHMDQEYKTGLAGASKELGRAAYYFILAIVLTFIFMYIVLAAQFESFLHPITILLTLPLAVPFGILSLLLTGQTVNIFSGLGLLLLFGIVKKNAILQIDHTNGLRAGGMPRYEAILRANQDRLRPILMTTLALVAGMLPLVISRGTGAATNRSIGVLVVGGQSLCLLLTLVAVPVFYSLFEDLSEHPFLKRASHRGRMLISQIPKRSRRVPPVVTTLNGGL; from the coding sequence ATGCATGGTTTAGCAAGTTTGTGTGTCCGTCGCCCGGTCTTTGCGACGATGTTGATTCTTTCGCTCGTCGTGGTCGGCGCGTTCTCTTACTTCACGCTTGGCGTCGACCTGCTGCCCAAGGTGGACGTCCCTACGGTGGCCGTGACTGTCTCCGATCCCGGAGCGTCGCCGGAGGAGATCGAGACCGAGATCAGCAAGAAGATCGAAGACGCTGTGAACACGATCAGCGGTATCGACGAACTTCGCTCGAACTCCTCCGAGGGGCAGGCCCAGGTCATCATCCAGTTCGATCTGGATAAGAACGGCGACGTGGCTGCCGAAGAAGTACAGAACAAGATCAATCTCATCAAGAACGATCTGCCGGCAAACGCCAAGGCACCGGTAGTGCAGAAGTTCGACCCCGATGCAGCCCCGGTGATCCAGATCGCCGTCTCCGCGCCGCGCGCTCTTCGTGATCTCACCCTGATTGCGGACAAGCTCATCCGGCAGAAGCTGGAAAACAGTCGAGGCGTCGGCCAGGTTCAATTGGTGGGCGGAGCGAGGCGCGAGATCCATGTGAATGTAGACCCGGAGAGACTCCGGGCCTACGGACTCACGATCACGGACGTGGTCAATGCGGTACGGCAGCAGAATCTCGAGTTGCCGGGCGGCTCTCTCAACGAAGGCACGCGCGAGTTTACGATCCGGACAATGGGCCGCATCACAAGCCCGGAGCAGTTCAACGACATCGCGATCGCCACAAGGCAGGGCTATGTCGTGAAGGTCAGCGACATTGGCTCCGCCGAGGATAGCTACGTGGAGCCGCGGACCTCGGGGAGACTGGATGGAACTCCCGCCGTGACGCTGGTGGTGTCGAAGCAGTCAGGCGCCAACTCGGTTGAAGTAGCTGACGAGGTCAAGGAGCGGCTGGCAGAGATCTCAGCGACACTGCCGAAAGACGTAAAAACCCAGATCGTGCAGGACCAGTCCGTGTTCATCATCGCGGCGATCGATGCGATCAAGCATCACCTGATCGAAGGCAGCTTTCTCGCTTGCGCGATCATCTTCCTGTTCCTGGCCAACTGGCGAACGACCTTGATTGCGGCGATCGCTATTCCTACCTCCATCATCTCGACATTTGCCTTGATGAAGGCCCTTGGGTTCACGCTCAACCAGATCACGATGCTGGCTCTGACGCTGATGGTCGGCATCGTCATCGACGACGCGATCATCGTGCTCGAAAACATCTATCGCTTCATCGAAGAGAAGGGTATGTCTCCGGTCCAGGCGGCCATCGAGGGAACCCGCGAGATCGGACTGGCAGTGATGGCGACCACGCTGTCGCTGCTTGCGGTCTTTCTTCCTGTGGGCTTCATGGGCGGGATCGTTGGACGGTTCATGAGCTCCTTCGGCTTTACGGCCGCCTTCGCCATCGCTGTCTCGCTGCTGGTGTCCTTCACGCTGACTCCGATGCTCTGCTCGCGCTTTCTCAAGCCGCCCGCGCAGGGAGATACGGAATCTCATGGCTCGAAGGAGTCGAAGTTCTTTCAGTACATCAGCAGCCGCCACCTGCGCTTGCTGACGTGGTCGATGGCGCACCGGAGGATCGTGCTCGCGATCTGTGGATGCACCATCCTGAGCATGGTGCCGTTGTTCATGCTGGTAGGCAAGGACTTCACGCCTGCCGATGACCAGTCGCAGTTCAACATCAATCTGCGTACCCCCGAAGGCACGTCACTGGCATCGACCACGCAGGAAGCGGAGGCCATCGCTCAGCAGATCCGAAACTTCCATGAGGTGAAGACCACGCTGATGACGGCAGGTGGTGGCACGGATGGAGCGGTCAACAGCGCGCAGATCTTCGTGAAGCTTGTCGACGTCAACGAACGGCACACCACCCAGACCGACATCATGCAGAAAGCCCGTGCGTTGCTTGCCAATTACCCCAACCTCCATAGCAGCGTAGAGCTTATCGCTACCGTGAGTAACGGAGGCACCAACGCGCAGGTGCAGTACTACATCCAGGGTCCGGACCTCGACAAGCTGACGCAATATTCCGATGAGCTGCTGAAGCGGATGAAGACGATTCCCGGAGTTACCGACTCCGACTCTTCGCTCAGGGGTGGGAAGCCGGAGATTCGGCTCGATATCGATCGTGCCCGGGCAGCAGACCTCGGCGTCTCCGTAAACAACATCGAAGAGGCGCTGAATACGCTGGTAGCTGGTCAGACAGTTTCGACCTTCAATGCGGGCGACGATCAGTACGACGTCAGGGTCCGCGCGGGCGAACAGTTCCGCAGCAGAGTGGAAGAGCTCAACAAGATCACCGTGCCTTCCTCAAGACAGCTCGGCCCGATCGGGCTCGACGAGGTGGTCTCCTCGCATCCATCGCTCAGCCCTTCAGCGGTGAACCGTATCGCTCGGCAGCGGCAGGCCACGCTGAGCTGCAACATCCTTCCCGGCTACTCGCAGTCGGCCATCATTGCCTCTCTCCAGAAGGCCGCGGCAGAGATGCACATGGATCAGGAGTATAAGACTGGTCTCGCCGGAGCGTCCAAGGAACTCGGGCGCGCGGCGTACTACTTCATCCTTGCCATCGTGCTGACCTTTATCTTCATGTACATCGTGCTGGCTGCGCAGTTCGAATCTTTCCTGCACCCGATTACGATCCTGCTCACGCTGCCTCTGGCAGTGCCCTTCGGAATCCTGTCGCTGCTGCTCACCGGGCAGACGGTCAACATCTTTTCAGGACTTGGGCTCCTTCTCTTGTTCGGCATCGTGAAGAAGAACGCGATCCTGCAGATCGACCATACGAACGGTCTGCGAGCGGGGGGCATGCCGCGATATGAAGCGATCCTTCGAGCAAATCAAGACAGGCTGCGGCCGATCCTTATGACCACTTTGGCGCTGGTGGCTGGCATGCTTCCCCTGGTCATCTCAAGAGGAACAGGGGCCGCGACCAATCGATCCATCGGAGTGCTGGTGGTTGGGGGCCAGTCGCTTTGCCTGCTGCTGACGCTCGTCGCGGTGCCCGTCTTCTACTCCCTCTTCGAAGATCTCTCGGAGCATCCCTTCCTCAAGAGAGCATCCCATCGCGGTCGCATGCTGATCTCGCAAATCCCGAAGAGATCGCGTCGCGTTCCCCCGGTCGTAACCACCTTGAATGGAGGGCTCTAG
- a CDS encoding TolC family protein has product MKKTLLAALLASVSATAQLPTVNLKDPASPALPPATTLEIAPRIGITSEVQLTLPEVIRAVLSNNRDVEVSRLSREKAVFTLRAAKGYFDPVFGGNGYANRQVTPAASSLGGATNGAVIQKEIYADPQITGSSPWLGTTYKLDFASARIDSNNTFNSLNPTYPTSTTLQLTQPLWGGLFFDQNRERLSVARRGVAQTQEQFRQRVIETTTQAIHAYWELDYALNNLNVQIEAVRLAEQQDASNRRQVEQGIQAPVDVIQTQTQVSTYQQNVFNAQLQLTQAENTLKALMLPNRSDPLWDAALKTATSLDESSAIPTFEEAIQQALAERPDLKAGQIGVKISEIDARLAREQVRPQINLTAQAGVQGLAGRTVTQAANPFGAIFGPLFTRVDELSALAGLPPVDTSGLSGGSSVPGFFVGGYGESLQTLRDGRFPTVQVGLQISLPIGNRTARAEAHIAETNTRQSVAQQQQLEMTVVSDVRNSLQQLVNADLVLTASHRAAQLSEQQYESEQRQLKAGTSSVYLVLQRQNELISAKLREIRATANRGEAEAEFDRSTANTLRRHNIEIADKK; this is encoded by the coding sequence GTGAAGAAGACTTTGCTTGCTGCTCTCCTCGCTTCAGTCAGCGCTACCGCTCAACTGCCAACGGTGAATCTGAAAGATCCCGCGTCACCCGCTCTGCCTCCCGCAACTACGCTTGAGATCGCGCCGAGAATCGGGATCACCAGCGAAGTGCAGCTTACTCTGCCGGAAGTGATCCGGGCTGTGCTCTCCAACAATCGTGACGTTGAAGTGTCTCGTCTCTCGCGAGAGAAAGCGGTGTTCACGCTGCGTGCGGCGAAGGGCTACTTCGATCCCGTCTTCGGCGGAAACGGATACGCAAACCGGCAGGTCACTCCCGCGGCGTCTTCTCTGGGCGGCGCAACCAACGGTGCGGTCATTCAGAAGGAGATCTACGCTGACCCGCAGATCACCGGCAGCTCCCCGTGGCTTGGAACGACCTACAAGCTGGACTTTGCCTCTGCGCGGATCGACAGCAACAACACCTTCAATAGCCTCAACCCTACTTATCCCACCTCCACGACCTTGCAACTGACGCAACCGCTCTGGGGAGGACTTTTCTTTGATCAGAACCGTGAGCGCCTGTCGGTTGCGCGGCGAGGCGTCGCGCAGACGCAGGAACAGTTTCGTCAACGAGTGATCGAGACAACGACGCAGGCAATCCACGCCTACTGGGAGCTGGACTACGCTCTCAACAACCTGAACGTTCAGATCGAGGCGGTCCGTCTCGCAGAGCAACAGGACGCCAGCAATCGGCGACAGGTGGAGCAAGGGATTCAAGCACCCGTCGATGTCATCCAGACCCAGACGCAGGTGTCGACCTATCAGCAGAACGTCTTCAACGCGCAGCTGCAACTTACCCAGGCGGAGAACACGCTGAAGGCGCTGATGCTGCCCAATCGCTCCGATCCGCTCTGGGATGCGGCGCTCAAGACCGCGACGAGTCTGGACGAATCGTCCGCCATTCCCACGTTTGAAGAAGCGATCCAGCAGGCTCTCGCGGAGCGTCCAGATCTGAAGGCGGGACAGATTGGCGTAAAGATCAGCGAGATCGATGCGCGCCTGGCGAGAGAGCAGGTGCGGCCTCAGATCAATCTCACCGCACAGGCTGGAGTACAGGGACTTGCTGGACGCACGGTCACACAAGCTGCCAATCCGTTCGGGGCGATCTTTGGCCCGCTCTTCACGCGGGTAGACGAGCTATCGGCACTCGCTGGCTTGCCCCCTGTCGATACATCCGGGCTTAGTGGAGGCAGCTCGGTACCAGGCTTCTTCGTCGGCGGCTACGGCGAGTCCCTGCAGACACTGCGGGACGGCAGGTTTCCAACGGTGCAGGTAGGTCTGCAGATATCGCTGCCAATCGGCAATCGCACCGCTCGCGCCGAGGCCCATATTGCGGAGACCAATACCAGGCAGTCCGTGGCGCAGCAGCAGCAGCTTGAGATGACCGTCGTCAGCGACGTACGGAACAGCCTACAGCAGTTGGTCAACGCCGATCTCGTGTTGACCGCTTCCCATCGTGCGGCCCAGCTTTCTGAGCAGCAGTATGAAAGCGAGCAGCGCCAGCTGAAAGCAGGCACGTCCTCGGTCTATCTCGTGCTTCAACGACAGAATGAGCTCATCAGTGCGAAGCTCCGGGAGATTCGTGCGACCGCGAACCGAGGCGAGGCCGAAGCTGAGTTCGACCGATCGACCGCCAATACGCTCCGCCGTCACAACATCGAGATAGCCGATAAAAAATAG